A part of Oreochromis niloticus isolate F11D_XX unplaced genomic scaffold, O_niloticus_UMD_NMBU tig00000235_pilon, whole genome shotgun sequence genomic DNA contains:
- the LOC109195588 gene encoding uncharacterized protein LOC109195588, giving the protein MNHSLCPWIFNLTDCCLVICKLHIAARAFNLEILIANCFPLMITISYHISRTVFETLHCSNMEQDRLVGRGNLHRRGGGAPRQRGGHRQRERGGGAPRQRGGLQRNVGRRQRTIISNDVRAIIVDHVVNRGFTMAEAARLVQPNLQRSTVSSIIQTFCQENRINRRQPGGGRPRVLTDQQELAVVEMVRARNDIRLSEIKQAIENSNDTFANVPSISLPTIARLLKKHQLSMKQIYLVPFERTNVQVKQLRSEYIQRVMELDAAVNHHKYIFVDEAGFNLAKTRRRGRNLIGQRATIQVPGQRGGNISMCAAISEDGVVGCRPVLGSYNTEHLIVRFCFVFF; this is encoded by the exons ATGAATCATTCATTATGTCCATGGATTTTCAACTTGACTGATTGTTGTCTGGTCATTTGTAAGTTACACATTGCTGCAAGAGCTTTCAATCTAGAAATACTAATTGCTAATTGTTTCCCCCTGATGATCACAATTAGTTACCATATAAGTAGAACTGTGTTTGAGACTTTGCACTGTTCAAATATGGAGCAGGATAGACTCGTAGGGAGAGGAAACCTTCATCGGAGAGGTGGTGGTGCTCCTCGACAGAGAGGTGGGcacagacaaagagagagaggtggTGGTGCTCCTCGACAGAGAGGTGGTCTTCAGAGAAATGTAGGCAGAAGACAACGCACCATCATCTCTAATGATGTCCGGGCCATCATTGTTGACCATGTGGTTAACAGAGGCTTTACCATGGCTGAGGCTGCCAGGTTGGTACAGCCTAATTTACAAAGGTCAACTGTCAGCTCTATCATCCAAACTTTTTGCCAAGAAAACCG AATTAACAGGAGACAACCTGGTGGTGGTCGCCCACGTGTTTTGACTGACCAGCAGGAGTTGGCTGTGGTGGAAATGGTCAGGGCAAGGAATGACATAAGGCTGTCTGAAATCAAACAGGCTATTGAGAACAGCAATGACACCTTTGCCAATGTGCCATCAATTAGCCTTCCAACGATTGCCCGGCTTTTGAAGAAGCACCAGCTTTCCATGAAACAAATTTACTTGGTTCCTTTTGAGAGGACCAATGTCCAGGTGAAACAACTGCGTTCAGAATATATTCAG AGGGTGATGGAGCTGGACGCTGCTGTGAATCATCACAAGTATATTTTTGTTGATGAGGCCGGTTTCAATCTGGCAAAAACTAGACGCAGAGGACGTAACCTTATTGGACAAAGGGCTACCATCCAAGTCCCTGGACAACGTGGGGGAAACATCTCAATGTGTGCAGCTATATCTGAAGATGGTGTGGTAGGCTGTAGACCAGTTCTAGGGTCATACAACACTGAACACCTGATagttaggttttgttttgtttttttttaa